From Isachenkonia alkalipeptolytica, one genomic window encodes:
- a CDS encoding type II secretion system protein gives MKNSKGFTLLEVLIALGIMSIAMVFLINGIHNIDTLFNENQRTVEMGKVLQSNIEMILSQKEELAAHTYHYDDYLVEVFLEPFRNSDLISVTVVIESPTEDRLSAVVLYDP, from the coding sequence ATGAAAAACAGTAAAGGGTTTACACTATTGGAAGTCCTAATAGCTTTGGGAATTATGAGTATAGCCATGGTTTTTCTAATAAATGGTATCCACAACATCGATACTCTGTTTAATGAAAATCAGCGTACTGTGGAAATGGGAAAGGTTTTACAAAGTAACATAGAAATGATTTTATCCCAAAAAGAAGAACTCGCAGCCCATACCTATCACTATGATGACTATTTAGTAGAAGTATTCCTCGAACCTTTCCGAAATTCCGATCTTATTTCTGTGACTGTTGTAATTGAAAGCCCCACGGAGGATAGGCTTAGCGCTGTGGTTCTTTATGATCCATAA
- a CDS encoding prepilin-type N-terminal cleavage/methylation domain-containing protein — protein sequence MNLQKEINNPRKNRNRRTPISISSAVIMKSVTLKPGYKRENKGFTLIEILLILGIMMLLFAMVVPNKREINDDLLLYQTTAEIENAIKLARHLSIDESKTYRVDIKDQTLTIRQYLHNTTPVFTLQIPKVIEVEVTTNNVISFNRNGGSSYHRILIKNRKNEQYVIQTAIGSGRIYISR from the coding sequence TTGAATCTTCAAAAGGAAATAAATAACCCTCGTAAAAACCGAAACAGGAGAACTCCCATTTCAATAAGTTCTGCTGTAATCATGAAGAGCGTTACACTAAAACCTGGCTATAAGAGAGAAAATAAGGGTTTTACCTTAATTGAAATACTCTTGATCTTAGGGATTATGATGCTTCTATTTGCCATGGTTGTACCAAATAAAAGAGAAATCAACGATGACTTATTGCTTTATCAAACCACCGCAGAAATTGAAAATGCAATAAAACTGGCCCGGCATTTAAGCATCGATGAATCCAAAACTTACCGGGTGGACATTAAAGACCAGACCCTTACTATAAGACAGTATTTGCATAATACAACACCAGTTTTCACACTGCAAATTCCTAAAGTGATCGAAGTGGAAGTAACCACGAATAATGTCATTTCTTTTAATCGAAACGGAGGAAGCAGCTACCATCGGATTTTAATTAAGAATCGTAAGAACGAACAATACGTTATTCAAACAGCCATAGGATCCGGAAGAATCTATATAAGTAGGTGA